One genomic window of Roseofilum capinflatum BLCC-M114 includes the following:
- the argJ gene encoding bifunctional ornithine acetyltransferase/N-acetylglutamate synthase: MSDWQVIEGGVTAPKGYQAAGITAGLKPSGQPDLALIVSDVEAIAAGVFTTVQVRAACVDYCRQRLEEKPSAKAILCNSGQANAATGEAGWNDALESASLLGEALNIDPNSVLLASTGVIGQRIKMEAMRSGIPQVVSSLSAEGSESAGKAIMTTDLVPKTIALEAQFGDRPVRVGGIAKGSGMIHPNMATMLSFVTCDATVSPHLWQEMLGRAANRSFNQITVDGDTSTNDTLIALANGQSRTPAITTMGPEAEKLEAMLTAVCQHLAKAMARDGEGATCLVEVEVSGAENEQAASQVAKTIVGSSLVKSAIFGRDPNWGRIAAAAGRAGVHFEAENLNITLGDFKMMEGGQPLNFDRNAASAYMKQAAEGAYLEADTVKIGVSIGNGPGTAKAWGCDLSYDYVKINAEYTT, from the coding sequence ATGTCAGACTGGCAAGTAATCGAAGGCGGAGTAACCGCCCCCAAAGGATATCAAGCCGCAGGAATTACAGCAGGATTAAAACCTTCAGGACAACCAGATTTAGCCTTGATTGTATCGGATGTGGAGGCGATCGCGGCTGGGGTGTTTACAACGGTACAAGTTCGGGCCGCTTGTGTAGACTATTGTCGTCAGCGTCTGGAAGAAAAACCCAGCGCCAAAGCCATTCTCTGTAACTCCGGTCAAGCGAATGCAGCGACAGGGGAAGCAGGATGGAACGATGCTCTAGAGAGTGCATCCCTGTTAGGAGAGGCTCTCAATATCGATCCCAATTCCGTTCTTTTGGCTTCTACAGGGGTCATTGGCCAACGGATCAAAATGGAAGCCATGCGCTCTGGTATTCCTCAAGTCGTCTCTAGTTTATCGGCCGAAGGCTCAGAGAGCGCCGGCAAAGCCATTATGACCACGGATTTAGTGCCGAAAACGATTGCTCTAGAGGCTCAATTTGGCGATCGCCCCGTCCGCGTTGGCGGTATTGCCAAAGGTTCCGGCATGATCCATCCCAACATGGCCACCATGTTATCCTTCGTCACCTGTGATGCCACCGTTTCCCCCCATCTGTGGCAAGAAATGCTCGGCCGTGCCGCTAACCGCAGTTTTAACCAAATTACCGTCGATGGCGATACCAGCACCAATGATACCCTGATTGCCCTGGCCAATGGTCAATCCCGCACCCCCGCCATTACCACCATGGGGCCAGAAGCCGAAAAACTCGAAGCCATGTTAACCGCAGTCTGCCAGCATCTAGCCAAGGCCATGGCCCGTGATGGAGAGGGAGCCACCTGTTTAGTAGAAGTAGAAGTTTCAGGCGCAGAAAATGAACAAGCTGCCAGTCAAGTGGCCAAAACTATTGTCGGTTCTTCATTGGTCAAATCTGCCATTTTTGGCCGCGACCCCAACTGGGGAAGAATTGCGGCCGCAGCCGGTCGCGCAGGAGTCCACTTTGAAGCGGAAAATCTGAATATCACATTAGGCGACTTCAAAATGATGGAGGGTGGACAACCTCTTAACTTTGATCGTAATGCCGCTAGTGCATACATGAAACAAGCGGCCGAAGGTGCGTATTTAGAAGCCGATACGGTTAAAATAGGTGTTTCCATCGGTAACGGCCCAGGAACTGCCAAGGCTTGGGGATGCGATCTCAGTTACGATTACGTGAAAATCAACGCTGAGTACACGACTTAA
- a CDS encoding 2Fe-2S iron-sulfur cluster-binding protein, whose protein sequence is MTQTYTIKIHNRHTNQHHTLQVPDDRYILHNCETQGVELPFSCRNGACTTCAVRILSGEIYQPEAMGLFPDLQKQGYALLCVSYARSDLEVETQDEDEVYELQFGRYFGKGKVEIGLPLEDD, encoded by the coding sequence ATGACCCAGACGTACACGATCAAAATCCATAATCGCCACACGAACCAACACCACACCCTGCAAGTCCCGGATGACCGCTATATTCTGCACAATTGTGAAACCCAAGGGGTTGAGCTACCCTTTTCCTGTCGCAATGGTGCTTGTACCACCTGCGCGGTGCGTATCCTTTCGGGAGAAATCTACCAACCGGAAGCCATGGGACTCTTTCCTGACTTGCAAAAACAAGGTTATGCGCTGTTGTGTGTCAGTTATGCGCGATCGGATTTAGAAGTGGAAACTCAAGATGAAGATGAGGTCTATGAACTGCAATTTGGGCGCTATTTTGGTAAAGGAAAAGTGGAAATAGGTCTACCTTTAGAGGATGATTAA
- a CDS encoding class I SAM-dependent methyltransferase: MGDLHGKSILDLGCGEGIHSRNFKKNGAARVVGVDISPKMIELARAEEAKQSLGIEYIVSDMCELGQIDTFDLVGAAFSINHAQTQEQLRQMAQTIYDNLKPGGRFVALNNNVALSPESYTRLEKYGYYRNKDLSEFQEGMAVPSLAFEVNGE, encoded by the coding sequence TTGGGAGATCTTCACGGAAAATCCATTCTCGATCTCGGCTGTGGAGAAGGAATACACAGTCGAAATTTCAAAAAAAATGGCGCAGCACGAGTCGTTGGAGTTGATATCTCGCCCAAGATGATCGAGTTGGCTAGAGCAGAGGAAGCCAAGCAATCCCTAGGAATAGAATATATCGTTAGCGATATGTGCGAATTGGGTCAAATAGATACTTTTGATTTAGTTGGTGCAGCCTTCTCGATCAATCATGCTCAAACCCAAGAACAATTGCGTCAAATGGCCCAAACCATCTATGACAACTTAAAACCCGGCGGCCGTTTTGTTGCCCTCAACAATAATGTTGCCTTATCTCCCGAATCCTACACTCGCCTGGAAAAATATGGATATTATAGAAACAAAGATCTTTCTGAGTTTCAGGAAGGAATGGCCGTTCCTAGCTTGGCTTTTGAGGTCAATGGAGAATAG
- a CDS encoding inositol monophosphatase family protein: protein MTENLQIYLEIATEAALAGGAVVMSYQGKLQDIRQKGRPGDIVTEADKASEAVILEILQRHFPDHGILAEESGKLGDRQSRYLWAIDPLDGTTNYSHGYPNFSVSIGLLIDGVPQVGVVFDPSRQELFRAAQGLGATLNRQAIAVSATPTLADSLLVTGFAYDRRETDDNNYAEFCHLTHLTQGVRRGGSAAIDLAYVASGRLDGYWERGLSPWDITAGIVLVQEAGGTISAYNGSPLKIDSGRILATNGSLHDPMVEALRQISPFPPQWRESAEWGKSTLE, encoded by the coding sequence ATGACCGAGAATTTACAAATCTATCTAGAGATTGCCACAGAAGCTGCCCTTGCGGGGGGTGCGGTGGTGATGTCTTACCAAGGAAAGTTACAAGATATTCGTCAAAAAGGCCGGCCCGGAGATATCGTCACTGAAGCAGATAAGGCTTCGGAAGCTGTGATTTTAGAGATTTTGCAGCGCCATTTTCCCGACCATGGCATTTTAGCGGAAGAGTCGGGAAAATTGGGCGATCGCCAAAGTCGATATCTGTGGGCGATCGATCCCCTTGATGGCACGACCAACTACTCCCATGGTTATCCTAATTTCTCCGTTTCCATTGGCTTATTAATCGATGGCGTGCCCCAAGTGGGGGTGGTCTTCGATCCATCCCGTCAAGAACTCTTTCGCGCCGCCCAAGGCTTAGGAGCGACGCTAAACCGTCAGGCGATCGCCGTCTCTGCTACCCCCACCTTAGCTGATAGCCTCCTGGTCACCGGTTTTGCCTACGATCGCCGCGAAACCGACGATAATAACTATGCCGAATTCTGCCATCTCACCCATCTGACCCAAGGAGTCCGTCGAGGCGGTTCTGCGGCAATTGACCTGGCCTACGTCGCCTCTGGACGCTTAGACGGCTACTGGGAAAGAGGTCTCTCCCCCTGGGACATCACAGCCGGTATAGTCCTGGTGCAAGAGGCGGGAGGAACAATTAGCGCCTATAATGGAAGCCCTTTGAAGATAGACAGTGGTCGGATTTTAGCCACTAATGGCTCTCTCCATGACCCCATGGTTGAAGCCCTCCGCCAAATTTCCCCCTTTCCTCCTCAATGGAGAGAATCTGCTGAATGGGGAAAGAGTACACTAGAATAA